From Melospiza georgiana isolate bMelGeo1 chromosome 33, bMelGeo1.pri, whole genome shotgun sequence, the proteins below share one genomic window:
- the BCAN gene encoding brevican core protein isoform X4, with translation MAPALPLLLLWLFVPTALPEAFGPGDGTEDPKALQVSMPRHPALEAVLAGDVTIPCLITYLGPQPTTASTGGRRAVLGTPRVKWTFISEGREVEILVARGDRVKVSEDYRLRASLPIFHQRYTNASLLLTELRPNDSGIYRCDVQHGIEDGHDILHVKVKGVVFHYREGSMRYAYTFSEAQEACARIGASIATPEQLYAAYLGGYEQCDAGWIADQTVRYPIQTPREACYGDMNGFPGVRNYGVVDPEDMYDVYCYAEDLPGEIFLETSPARFTLEEAAQRCRALGAELASPGQLYAAWNAGLDACSPGWLADGSVRYPIVTPRERCGGALPGVKTIFVFRNQTGFPDAQSRYDAYCFREEPQGAAPGRAGSASPERPAGGRHRGHPTEPEAPTAAPAESREGAGSPRRGHKSGGASTPFSGAEDAELSGDVGDALAVSPLPPAPPQEDGEEHSGAVWFPSPAATPWLPRSSAAPAPGTRRGMPAAPSEEEDEDEEEEEEEHPSVGTVEGFLTAVPGEAGGCVPNPCLNGGTCVEDGARLTCLCLPGYGGSSCERPLRSCSPGWDSFQGSCYRHFPTRRSWEDAESQCRHHGGHLATILTPEEQDFINDQYREYQWIGLNDRTIEGDFQWSDGSPLLYENWHPGQPDSYFLSGENCVVIVWHDGGQWSDVPCNYHLSYTCKMGLVQCGPPPRPHQRPSLRQSQAALRDRLHRPLPLPARARPAALAHHPLPRGWHLGAPPAFLPAWCG, from the exons ATGGCCCCAGCCctccccctgctgctgctctggctgtttGTCCCCACGGCGCTCCCGGAGGCGTTTGGCCCTGGAGATGGCACAG AGGACCCCAAGGCTCTGCAGGTGTCCATGCCACggcacccagccctggaggCCGTGCTGGCAGGAGATGTCACCATCCCCTGCCTCATCACCTACCTTGGCCCCCAGCCCACCACCGCCAGCACCGGCGGCCGCCGCGCCGTCCTGGGCACACCCCGGGTGAAGTGGACCTTCATCTCTGAGGGCAGGGAGGTGGAGATCCTGGTAGCTCGTGGGGACAGGGTGAAGGTGAGCGAGGACTATCGGCTGCGCGCCTCCCTGCCCATCTTCCACCAGCGCTACACCAACGCCTCGCTGCTGCTCACCGAGCTGCGCCCCAACGACTCGGGCATCTACCGCTGCGACGTGCAGCACGGCATCGAGGACGGCCACGACATCCTCCACGTCAAAGTCAAAG GGGTGGTGTTCCACTACCGGGAGGGCTCCATGCGCTATGCCTACACCTTCTCCGAGGCGCAGGAGGCTTGTGCCAGGATCGGTGCCAGCATCGCCACCCCCGAGCAGCTCTACGCCGCCTACCTGGGGGGCTACGAGCAGTGTGACGCCGGCTGGATCGCCGACCAGACCGTCAG GTACCCCATCCAGACTCCCCGTGAGGCCTGTTATGGAGACATGAACGGCTTCCCAGGGGTGAGGAACTACGGCGTGGTGGACCCTGAGGACATGTATGACGTGTACTGCTACGCTGAGGACCTGCCAG GTGAGATCTTCCTGGAGACATCCCCGGCCAGGTTCaccctggaggaggctgcgcAGCGCTGCCGGGCTCTGGGCGCCGAGCTGGCGAGCCCTGGCCAGCTGTACGCCGCCTGGAACGCGGGGCTGGACGCCTGCAGCCCCGGCTGGCTGGCCGACGGCAGCGTCCGCTACCCCATCGTCACCCCCCGGGAGCGCTGCGGAGGGGCCCTGCCCGGCGTCAAAACCATCTTCGTGTTCCGCAACCAGACGGGATTCCCCGATGCCCAGAGCAGATACGATGCGTACTGCTTCCGAG AGGAGCCGCAGGGAGCAGCGccgggcagagctggcagcgcATCCCCGGAGCGCCCGGCCGGAGGGCGGCACCGCGGGCACCCCACGGAGCCGGAGGCACCCACGGCTGCCCCCGCAG AGAGCCGAGAAGGCGCCGGGAGCCCCCGCCGCGGGCACAAATCCGGCGGGGCCAGCACTCCGTTTTCCGGGGCTGAGGACGCCGAGCTCTCCGGAGATGTCGGAGATGCCCTCGCTGTGTCCCCGCtgccccccgcgcccccgcAGGAGGACGGAGAGGAGCACTCGGGGGCCGTGTGGTTCCCCTCGCCCGCAGCGACCCCGTGGCTGCCCCGCAGCAGCGCCGCACCGGCCCCGGGCACACGGCGAGGGATGCCCGCTGCACCttctgaggaggaggatgaggatgaggaggaggaggaggaagagcatcCCTCCGTTGGCACCGTGGAGGGTTTCCTTACGGCCGTTCCGGGAGAAGCAG GTGGCTGTGTCCCCAACCCCTGCCTGAACGGAGGCACCTGCGTGGAGGACGGCGCCCGGCTCacctgcctgtgcctgcccGGCTACgggggcagcagctgtgagagAC ccctgaggagctgcagcccgggctgggacagcttccaGGGCTCCTGCTACCGACACTTCCCCACCCGGAGGAGCTGGGAGGACGCCGAGAGCCAGTGCCGGCACCACGGGGGGCACCTGGCCACCATCCTGACCCCCGAGGAGCAGGACTTCATCAACG aCCAGTACAGGGAGTACCAGTGGATCGGCCTCAACGACCGCACCATCGAGGGCGATTTCCAGTGGTCCGACGGGAGCCCCTTG ctctACGAGAACTGGCACCCTGGGCAGCCTGACAGCTATTTCCTCTCGGGGGAGAACTGCGTGGTCATCGTGTGGCACGACGGTGGGCAATGGAGTGACGTGCCCTGCAATTACCACCTGTCCTACACCTGCAAGATGGGGCTGG TGCAGTGTGGGCCCCCCCCCCGCCCTCATCAACGCCCGAGCCTTCGGCAGAGCCAAGCAGCGCTACGAGATCGGCTCCACCGCCCGCTACCGCTGCCGGCCCGGGCTCGCCCCGCGGCGCTCGCCCATCATCCGCTGCCGCGAGGAtggcacctgggagccccccCAGCTTTCCTGCCGGCCTG GTGTGGCTGA
- the BCAN gene encoding brevican core protein isoform X2 produces the protein MAPALPLLLLWLFVPTALPEAFGPGDGTEDPKALQVSMPRHPALEAVLAGDVTIPCLITYLGPQPTTASTGGRRAVLGTPRVKWTFISEGREVEILVARGDRVKVSEDYRLRASLPIFHQRYTNASLLLTELRPNDSGIYRCDVQHGIEDGHDILHVKVKGVVFHYREGSMRYAYTFSEAQEACARIGASIATPEQLYAAYLGGYEQCDAGWIADQTVRYPIQTPREACYGDMNGFPGVRNYGVVDPEDMYDVYCYAEDLPGEIFLETSPARFTLEEAAQRCRALGAELASPGQLYAAWNAGLDACSPGWLADGSVRYPIVTPRERCGGALPGVKTIFVFRNQTGFPDAQSRYDAYCFREGTNPFPEAAGKYQGQEPEENLLQEIVTVAEKLEELQLPRAPVELESRGAIYAVPLFEDPDLGKPSQSPGDTPGPLATSVSSEEPQGAAPGRAGSASPERPAGGRHRGHPTEPEAPTAAPAESREGAGSPRRGHKSGGASTPFSGAEDAELSGDVGDALAVSPLPPAPPQEDGEEHSGAVWFPSPAATPWLPRSSAAPAPGTRRGMPAAPSEEEDEDEEEEEEEHPSVGTVEGFLTAVPGEAGGCVPNPCLNGGTCVEDGARLTCLCLPGYGGSSCERPLRSCSPGWDSFQGSCYRHFPTRRSWEDAESQCRHHGGHLATILTPEEQDFINDQYREYQWIGLNDRTIEGDFQWSDGSPLLYENWHPGQPDSYFLSGENCVVIVWHDGGQWSDVPCNYHLSYTCKMGLVQCGPPPRPHQRPSLRQSQAALRDRLHRPLPLPARARPAALAHHPLPRGWHLGAPPAFLPAWCG, from the exons ATGGCCCCAGCCctccccctgctgctgctctggctgtttGTCCCCACGGCGCTCCCGGAGGCGTTTGGCCCTGGAGATGGCACAG AGGACCCCAAGGCTCTGCAGGTGTCCATGCCACggcacccagccctggaggCCGTGCTGGCAGGAGATGTCACCATCCCCTGCCTCATCACCTACCTTGGCCCCCAGCCCACCACCGCCAGCACCGGCGGCCGCCGCGCCGTCCTGGGCACACCCCGGGTGAAGTGGACCTTCATCTCTGAGGGCAGGGAGGTGGAGATCCTGGTAGCTCGTGGGGACAGGGTGAAGGTGAGCGAGGACTATCGGCTGCGCGCCTCCCTGCCCATCTTCCACCAGCGCTACACCAACGCCTCGCTGCTGCTCACCGAGCTGCGCCCCAACGACTCGGGCATCTACCGCTGCGACGTGCAGCACGGCATCGAGGACGGCCACGACATCCTCCACGTCAAAGTCAAAG GGGTGGTGTTCCACTACCGGGAGGGCTCCATGCGCTATGCCTACACCTTCTCCGAGGCGCAGGAGGCTTGTGCCAGGATCGGTGCCAGCATCGCCACCCCCGAGCAGCTCTACGCCGCCTACCTGGGGGGCTACGAGCAGTGTGACGCCGGCTGGATCGCCGACCAGACCGTCAG GTACCCCATCCAGACTCCCCGTGAGGCCTGTTATGGAGACATGAACGGCTTCCCAGGGGTGAGGAACTACGGCGTGGTGGACCCTGAGGACATGTATGACGTGTACTGCTACGCTGAGGACCTGCCAG GTGAGATCTTCCTGGAGACATCCCCGGCCAGGTTCaccctggaggaggctgcgcAGCGCTGCCGGGCTCTGGGCGCCGAGCTGGCGAGCCCTGGCCAGCTGTACGCCGCCTGGAACGCGGGGCTGGACGCCTGCAGCCCCGGCTGGCTGGCCGACGGCAGCGTCCGCTACCCCATCGTCACCCCCCGGGAGCGCTGCGGAGGGGCCCTGCCCGGCGTCAAAACCATCTTCGTGTTCCGCAACCAGACGGGATTCCCCGATGCCCAGAGCAGATACGATGCGTACTGCTTCCGAG AAGGGACAAACCCTTTCCCTGAGGCTGCAGGAAAATACCAAGGCCAAGAGCCCGAGGAGAATCTCCTCCAGGAGATTGTCACAGTGGCAGAaaagctggaggagctgcagctgccccgaGCGCCCGTGGAGCTCGAGTCGCGAGGGGCCATTTACGCCGTGCCCCTCTTTGAGGACCCTGACCTGGGCAAGCCAAGCCAGAGCCCTGGAGACACCCCGGGGCCACTAGCTACCTCTGTGTCCTCAG AGGAGCCGCAGGGAGCAGCGccgggcagagctggcagcgcATCCCCGGAGCGCCCGGCCGGAGGGCGGCACCGCGGGCACCCCACGGAGCCGGAGGCACCCACGGCTGCCCCCGCAG AGAGCCGAGAAGGCGCCGGGAGCCCCCGCCGCGGGCACAAATCCGGCGGGGCCAGCACTCCGTTTTCCGGGGCTGAGGACGCCGAGCTCTCCGGAGATGTCGGAGATGCCCTCGCTGTGTCCCCGCtgccccccgcgcccccgcAGGAGGACGGAGAGGAGCACTCGGGGGCCGTGTGGTTCCCCTCGCCCGCAGCGACCCCGTGGCTGCCCCGCAGCAGCGCCGCACCGGCCCCGGGCACACGGCGAGGGATGCCCGCTGCACCttctgaggaggaggatgaggatgaggaggaggaggaggaagagcatcCCTCCGTTGGCACCGTGGAGGGTTTCCTTACGGCCGTTCCGGGAGAAGCAG GTGGCTGTGTCCCCAACCCCTGCCTGAACGGAGGCACCTGCGTGGAGGACGGCGCCCGGCTCacctgcctgtgcctgcccGGCTACgggggcagcagctgtgagagAC ccctgaggagctgcagcccgggctgggacagcttccaGGGCTCCTGCTACCGACACTTCCCCACCCGGAGGAGCTGGGAGGACGCCGAGAGCCAGTGCCGGCACCACGGGGGGCACCTGGCCACCATCCTGACCCCCGAGGAGCAGGACTTCATCAACG aCCAGTACAGGGAGTACCAGTGGATCGGCCTCAACGACCGCACCATCGAGGGCGATTTCCAGTGGTCCGACGGGAGCCCCTTG ctctACGAGAACTGGCACCCTGGGCAGCCTGACAGCTATTTCCTCTCGGGGGAGAACTGCGTGGTCATCGTGTGGCACGACGGTGGGCAATGGAGTGACGTGCCCTGCAATTACCACCTGTCCTACACCTGCAAGATGGGGCTGG TGCAGTGTGGGCCCCCCCCCCGCCCTCATCAACGCCCGAGCCTTCGGCAGAGCCAAGCAGCGCTACGAGATCGGCTCCACCGCCCGCTACCGCTGCCGGCCCGGGCTCGCCCCGCGGCGCTCGCCCATCATCCGCTGCCGCGAGGAtggcacctgggagccccccCAGCTTTCCTGCCGGCCTG GTGTGGCTGA
- the BCAN gene encoding brevican core protein isoform X1 — protein sequence MAPALPLLLLWLFVPTALPEAFGPGDGTEDPKALQVSMPRHPALEAVLAGDVTIPCLITYLGPQPTTASTGGRRAVLGTPRVKWTFISEGREVEILVARGDRVKVSEDYRLRASLPIFHQRYTNASLLLTELRPNDSGIYRCDVQHGIEDGHDILHVKVKGVVFHYREGSMRYAYTFSEAQEACARIGASIATPEQLYAAYLGGYEQCDAGWIADQTVRYPIQTPREACYGDMNGFPGVRNYGVVDPEDMYDVYCYAEDLPGEIFLETSPARFTLEEAAQRCRALGAELASPGQLYAAWNAGLDACSPGWLADGSVRYPIVTPRERCGGALPGVKTIFVFRNQTGFPDAQSRYDAYCFREGTNPFPEAAGKYQGQEPEENLLQEIVTVAEKLEELQLPRAPVELESRGAIYAVPLFEDPDLGKPSQSPGDTPGPLATSVSSEEPQGAAPGRAGSASPERPAGGRHRGHPTEPEAPTAAPAGDTEPPEGFPRPPTQRPDPPRDALGRPAGPATPGPPGHRAPSPTGANSATSESREGAGSPRRGHKSGGASTPFSGAEDAELSGDVGDALAVSPLPPAPPQEDGEEHSGAVWFPSPAATPWLPRSSAAPAPGTRRGMPAAPSEEEDEDEEEEEEEHPSVGTVEGFLTAVPGEAGGCVPNPCLNGGTCVEDGARLTCLCLPGYGGSSCERPLRSCSPGWDSFQGSCYRHFPTRRSWEDAESQCRHHGGHLATILTPEEQDFINDQYREYQWIGLNDRTIEGDFQWSDGSPLLYENWHPGQPDSYFLSGENCVVIVWHDGGQWSDVPCNYHLSYTCKMGLVQCGPPPRPHQRPSLRQSQAALRDRLHRPLPLPARARPAALAHHPLPRGWHLGAPPAFLPAWCG from the exons ATGGCCCCAGCCctccccctgctgctgctctggctgtttGTCCCCACGGCGCTCCCGGAGGCGTTTGGCCCTGGAGATGGCACAG AGGACCCCAAGGCTCTGCAGGTGTCCATGCCACggcacccagccctggaggCCGTGCTGGCAGGAGATGTCACCATCCCCTGCCTCATCACCTACCTTGGCCCCCAGCCCACCACCGCCAGCACCGGCGGCCGCCGCGCCGTCCTGGGCACACCCCGGGTGAAGTGGACCTTCATCTCTGAGGGCAGGGAGGTGGAGATCCTGGTAGCTCGTGGGGACAGGGTGAAGGTGAGCGAGGACTATCGGCTGCGCGCCTCCCTGCCCATCTTCCACCAGCGCTACACCAACGCCTCGCTGCTGCTCACCGAGCTGCGCCCCAACGACTCGGGCATCTACCGCTGCGACGTGCAGCACGGCATCGAGGACGGCCACGACATCCTCCACGTCAAAGTCAAAG GGGTGGTGTTCCACTACCGGGAGGGCTCCATGCGCTATGCCTACACCTTCTCCGAGGCGCAGGAGGCTTGTGCCAGGATCGGTGCCAGCATCGCCACCCCCGAGCAGCTCTACGCCGCCTACCTGGGGGGCTACGAGCAGTGTGACGCCGGCTGGATCGCCGACCAGACCGTCAG GTACCCCATCCAGACTCCCCGTGAGGCCTGTTATGGAGACATGAACGGCTTCCCAGGGGTGAGGAACTACGGCGTGGTGGACCCTGAGGACATGTATGACGTGTACTGCTACGCTGAGGACCTGCCAG GTGAGATCTTCCTGGAGACATCCCCGGCCAGGTTCaccctggaggaggctgcgcAGCGCTGCCGGGCTCTGGGCGCCGAGCTGGCGAGCCCTGGCCAGCTGTACGCCGCCTGGAACGCGGGGCTGGACGCCTGCAGCCCCGGCTGGCTGGCCGACGGCAGCGTCCGCTACCCCATCGTCACCCCCCGGGAGCGCTGCGGAGGGGCCCTGCCCGGCGTCAAAACCATCTTCGTGTTCCGCAACCAGACGGGATTCCCCGATGCCCAGAGCAGATACGATGCGTACTGCTTCCGAG AAGGGACAAACCCTTTCCCTGAGGCTGCAGGAAAATACCAAGGCCAAGAGCCCGAGGAGAATCTCCTCCAGGAGATTGTCACAGTGGCAGAaaagctggaggagctgcagctgccccgaGCGCCCGTGGAGCTCGAGTCGCGAGGGGCCATTTACGCCGTGCCCCTCTTTGAGGACCCTGACCTGGGCAAGCCAAGCCAGAGCCCTGGAGACACCCCGGGGCCACTAGCTACCTCTGTGTCCTCAG AGGAGCCGCAGGGAGCAGCGccgggcagagctggcagcgcATCCCCGGAGCGCCCGGCCGGAGGGCGGCACCGCGGGCACCCCACGGAGCCGGAGGCACCCACGGCTGCCCCCGCAGGTGACACGGAGCCTCCCGAGGGCTTCCCTCGCCCTCCCACACAGCGCCCGGACCCTCCACGGGACGCCTTGGGGCGGCCGGCCGGCCCTGCCACCCCCGGGCCACCCGGGCACCGAGCGCCATCGCCAACCGGTGCCAATTCTGCCACCTCAGAGAGCCGAGAAGGCGCCGGGAGCCCCCGCCGCGGGCACAAATCCGGCGGGGCCAGCACTCCGTTTTCCGGGGCTGAGGACGCCGAGCTCTCCGGAGATGTCGGAGATGCCCTCGCTGTGTCCCCGCtgccccccgcgcccccgcAGGAGGACGGAGAGGAGCACTCGGGGGCCGTGTGGTTCCCCTCGCCCGCAGCGACCCCGTGGCTGCCCCGCAGCAGCGCCGCACCGGCCCCGGGCACACGGCGAGGGATGCCCGCTGCACCttctgaggaggaggatgaggatgaggaggaggaggaggaagagcatcCCTCCGTTGGCACCGTGGAGGGTTTCCTTACGGCCGTTCCGGGAGAAGCAG GTGGCTGTGTCCCCAACCCCTGCCTGAACGGAGGCACCTGCGTGGAGGACGGCGCCCGGCTCacctgcctgtgcctgcccGGCTACgggggcagcagctgtgagagAC ccctgaggagctgcagcccgggctgggacagcttccaGGGCTCCTGCTACCGACACTTCCCCACCCGGAGGAGCTGGGAGGACGCCGAGAGCCAGTGCCGGCACCACGGGGGGCACCTGGCCACCATCCTGACCCCCGAGGAGCAGGACTTCATCAACG aCCAGTACAGGGAGTACCAGTGGATCGGCCTCAACGACCGCACCATCGAGGGCGATTTCCAGTGGTCCGACGGGAGCCCCTTG ctctACGAGAACTGGCACCCTGGGCAGCCTGACAGCTATTTCCTCTCGGGGGAGAACTGCGTGGTCATCGTGTGGCACGACGGTGGGCAATGGAGTGACGTGCCCTGCAATTACCACCTGTCCTACACCTGCAAGATGGGGCTGG TGCAGTGTGGGCCCCCCCCCCGCCCTCATCAACGCCCGAGCCTTCGGCAGAGCCAAGCAGCGCTACGAGATCGGCTCCACCGCCCGCTACCGCTGCCGGCCCGGGCTCGCCCCGCGGCGCTCGCCCATCATCCGCTGCCGCGAGGAtggcacctgggagccccccCAGCTTTCCTGCCGGCCTG GTGTGGCTGA
- the BCAN gene encoding brevican core protein isoform X3 gives MAPALPLLLLWLFVPTALPEAFGPGDGTEDPKALQVSMPRHPALEAVLAGDVTIPCLITYLGPQPTTASTGGRRAVLGTPRVKWTFISEGREVEILVARGDRVKVSEDYRLRASLPIFHQRYTNASLLLTELRPNDSGIYRCDVQHGIEDGHDILHVKVKGVVFHYREGSMRYAYTFSEAQEACARIGASIATPEQLYAAYLGGYEQCDAGWIADQTVRYPIQTPREACYGDMNGFPGVRNYGVVDPEDMYDVYCYAEDLPGEIFLETSPARFTLEEAAQRCRALGAELASPGQLYAAWNAGLDACSPGWLADGSVRYPIVTPRERCGGALPGVKTIFVFRNQTGFPDAQSRYDAYCFREGTNPFPEAAGKYQGQEPEENLLQEIVTVAEKLEELQLPRAPVELESRGAIYAVPLFEDPDLEEPQGAAPGRAGSASPERPAGGRHRGHPTEPEAPTAAPAESREGAGSPRRGHKSGGASTPFSGAEDAELSGDVGDALAVSPLPPAPPQEDGEEHSGAVWFPSPAATPWLPRSSAAPAPGTRRGMPAAPSEEEDEDEEEEEEEHPSVGTVEGFLTAVPGEAGGCVPNPCLNGGTCVEDGARLTCLCLPGYGGSSCERPLRSCSPGWDSFQGSCYRHFPTRRSWEDAESQCRHHGGHLATILTPEEQDFINDQYREYQWIGLNDRTIEGDFQWSDGSPLLYENWHPGQPDSYFLSGENCVVIVWHDGGQWSDVPCNYHLSYTCKMGLVQCGPPPRPHQRPSLRQSQAALRDRLHRPLPLPARARPAALAHHPLPRGWHLGAPPAFLPAWCG, from the exons ATGGCCCCAGCCctccccctgctgctgctctggctgtttGTCCCCACGGCGCTCCCGGAGGCGTTTGGCCCTGGAGATGGCACAG AGGACCCCAAGGCTCTGCAGGTGTCCATGCCACggcacccagccctggaggCCGTGCTGGCAGGAGATGTCACCATCCCCTGCCTCATCACCTACCTTGGCCCCCAGCCCACCACCGCCAGCACCGGCGGCCGCCGCGCCGTCCTGGGCACACCCCGGGTGAAGTGGACCTTCATCTCTGAGGGCAGGGAGGTGGAGATCCTGGTAGCTCGTGGGGACAGGGTGAAGGTGAGCGAGGACTATCGGCTGCGCGCCTCCCTGCCCATCTTCCACCAGCGCTACACCAACGCCTCGCTGCTGCTCACCGAGCTGCGCCCCAACGACTCGGGCATCTACCGCTGCGACGTGCAGCACGGCATCGAGGACGGCCACGACATCCTCCACGTCAAAGTCAAAG GGGTGGTGTTCCACTACCGGGAGGGCTCCATGCGCTATGCCTACACCTTCTCCGAGGCGCAGGAGGCTTGTGCCAGGATCGGTGCCAGCATCGCCACCCCCGAGCAGCTCTACGCCGCCTACCTGGGGGGCTACGAGCAGTGTGACGCCGGCTGGATCGCCGACCAGACCGTCAG GTACCCCATCCAGACTCCCCGTGAGGCCTGTTATGGAGACATGAACGGCTTCCCAGGGGTGAGGAACTACGGCGTGGTGGACCCTGAGGACATGTATGACGTGTACTGCTACGCTGAGGACCTGCCAG GTGAGATCTTCCTGGAGACATCCCCGGCCAGGTTCaccctggaggaggctgcgcAGCGCTGCCGGGCTCTGGGCGCCGAGCTGGCGAGCCCTGGCCAGCTGTACGCCGCCTGGAACGCGGGGCTGGACGCCTGCAGCCCCGGCTGGCTGGCCGACGGCAGCGTCCGCTACCCCATCGTCACCCCCCGGGAGCGCTGCGGAGGGGCCCTGCCCGGCGTCAAAACCATCTTCGTGTTCCGCAACCAGACGGGATTCCCCGATGCCCAGAGCAGATACGATGCGTACTGCTTCCGAG AAGGGACAAACCCTTTCCCTGAGGCTGCAGGAAAATACCAAGGCCAAGAGCCCGAGGAGAATCTCCTCCAGGAGATTGTCACAGTGGCAGAaaagctggaggagctgcagctgccccgaGCGCCCGTGGAGCTCGAGTCGCGAGGGGCCATTTACGCCGTGCCCCTCTTTGAGGACCCTGACCTGG AGGAGCCGCAGGGAGCAGCGccgggcagagctggcagcgcATCCCCGGAGCGCCCGGCCGGAGGGCGGCACCGCGGGCACCCCACGGAGCCGGAGGCACCCACGGCTGCCCCCGCAG AGAGCCGAGAAGGCGCCGGGAGCCCCCGCCGCGGGCACAAATCCGGCGGGGCCAGCACTCCGTTTTCCGGGGCTGAGGACGCCGAGCTCTCCGGAGATGTCGGAGATGCCCTCGCTGTGTCCCCGCtgccccccgcgcccccgcAGGAGGACGGAGAGGAGCACTCGGGGGCCGTGTGGTTCCCCTCGCCCGCAGCGACCCCGTGGCTGCCCCGCAGCAGCGCCGCACCGGCCCCGGGCACACGGCGAGGGATGCCCGCTGCACCttctgaggaggaggatgaggatgaggaggaggaggaggaagagcatcCCTCCGTTGGCACCGTGGAGGGTTTCCTTACGGCCGTTCCGGGAGAAGCAG GTGGCTGTGTCCCCAACCCCTGCCTGAACGGAGGCACCTGCGTGGAGGACGGCGCCCGGCTCacctgcctgtgcctgcccGGCTACgggggcagcagctgtgagagAC ccctgaggagctgcagcccgggctgggacagcttccaGGGCTCCTGCTACCGACACTTCCCCACCCGGAGGAGCTGGGAGGACGCCGAGAGCCAGTGCCGGCACCACGGGGGGCACCTGGCCACCATCCTGACCCCCGAGGAGCAGGACTTCATCAACG aCCAGTACAGGGAGTACCAGTGGATCGGCCTCAACGACCGCACCATCGAGGGCGATTTCCAGTGGTCCGACGGGAGCCCCTTG ctctACGAGAACTGGCACCCTGGGCAGCCTGACAGCTATTTCCTCTCGGGGGAGAACTGCGTGGTCATCGTGTGGCACGACGGTGGGCAATGGAGTGACGTGCCCTGCAATTACCACCTGTCCTACACCTGCAAGATGGGGCTGG TGCAGTGTGGGCCCCCCCCCCGCCCTCATCAACGCCCGAGCCTTCGGCAGAGCCAAGCAGCGCTACGAGATCGGCTCCACCGCCCGCTACCGCTGCCGGCCCGGGCTCGCCCCGCGGCGCTCGCCCATCATCCGCTGCCGCGAGGAtggcacctgggagccccccCAGCTTTCCTGCCGGCCTG GTGTGGCTGA